The following are encoded together in the Gasterosteus aculeatus chromosome 7, fGasAcu3.hap1.1, whole genome shotgun sequence genome:
- the nlgn2b gene encoding neuroligin-2b precursor, which translates to MTKRAFILDMLFFPLNAASHHGYGGKRHYNSQQIANHCLLWLLGLVLHLTLSSCQRVDLKHPIVSTGYGKIRGIKKDLNNEILGPVEQYLGVPYATAPVGERRFQPPEAPGSWQEIRNATQFAPVCPQNVHGVLPEIMLPVWFTDNLDAAATYVQNQSEDCLYLNIYVPTEDGPLTKKQDESTMNRPRDEDIRDRRKKPVMLFIHGGSYMEGSGNLFDGSVLAAYGNVIVVTMNYRLGVLGFLSTGDQSAKGNYGLLDQIQALRWLNENIGHFGGDPERITIFGSGAGAACVNLLILSHHSEGLFQRAIAQSGSAISSWAVNYRPTMYTKILAKKVGCTLGDMADLVECLRRKSFRELVDQDIQPARYHIAFGPVVDGDVVPDDPEILMQQGEFLNYDILLGVNQGEGLKFVDDSEGEDEISASSFDYTISNFVDNLYGYPDGKDILRETIKFMYTDWADRDNSDMRRKTLLALFTDHQWVAPAVATAKLHAEFQSPVYFYTFHHHCQTEARPEWADAAHGDEIPYVFGIPMVGATDLFPCNFSKNDVMLSAVVMTYWTNFAKTGDPNLPVPQDTTFIHTKPNRFEEVIWTKFSSKDKQYLHIGLKPRVRDNYRANKVAFWLELVPHLHSLHKEIISSITTRLPPGGPNRWKGPPSPGTRSTRHPVISTYAPDPEPYGSERPRFSPFPDETRDYSTELSVTVAVGASLLFLNMLAFAALYYKRDKRHELMQRRHRRLSPQRVTTMGMGMGVGMGVVGSPPHNDLALSQEEELMSLQMKQQRVELEHGTPLPSRGVHGDLEPLRPPVCPPDYTLALRRAPEDVPLMTANTITMIPSTISSMQPLHPFNTYPPVPAPSTTPVPSHSNNALPHQHSTTRV; encoded by the exons ATGACTAAAAGAGCCTTTATTTTGgacatgttgttttttcctctcaatGCTGCCAGCCACCACGGCTATGGTGGGAAGCGCCATTATAATTCTCAGCAGATTGCCAATCACTGTCTGCTGTGGCTCCTGGGACTGGTGCTACACCTCACCCTCTCCTCGTGTCAACGGGTTGACCTGAAACACCCCATAGTGTCCACTGGCTATGGAAAGATACGTGGTATCAAGAAGGACCTCAACAATGAGATCTTGGGCCCCGTGGAGCAGTACCTAGGCGTGCCGTATGCCACGGCACCCGTCGGCGAGCGCCGCTTCCAGCCCCCCGAAGCTCCGGGTTCCTGGCAGGAAATTCGCAACGCCACGCAGTTTGCGCCAGTGTGTCCCCAGAACGTCCACGGGGTTTTACCGGAGATCATGCTCCCAGTGTGGTTCACGGACAACCTGGACGCTGCAGCGACCTATGTTCAGAACCAGAGTGAGGACTGCCTCTACCTCAACATCTACGTTCCAACTGAAGATG GTCcgctaacaaaaaaacaagatgagTCTACAATGAACAGACCAAGAGATGAAG ATATTCGGGATCGTCGTAAGAAGCCGGTGATGCTGTTCATCCACGGAGGCTCCTACATGGAGGGCTCAGGGAACTTGTTTGATGGCAGCGTCCTTGCTGCCTATGGAAATGTCATTGTGGTCACCATGAACTATCGGCTCGGCGTGCTCG GGTTTCTGAGCACAGGGGACCAGTCTGCTAAGGGGAACTATGGCTTGTTGGACCAGATCCAGGCCCTGCGCTGGCTCAATGAAAACATTGGCCACTTTGGAGGAGACCCAGAAAGAATCACCATCTTTGGCTCGGGAGCCGGTGCCGCTTGTGTGAACCTTCTCATCCTCTCACACCACTCCGAGG GCCTCTTCCAGAGGGCCATCGCTCAGAGCGGATCCGCCATCTCCAGCTGGGCGGTCAACTACCGACCGACGATGTACACCAAGATCCTGGCAAAGAAGGTGGGCTGCACTCTCGGGGACATGGCTGATTTGGTGGAATgcctgaggaggaagagtttCCGGGAGCTGGTGGATCAAGACATCCAGCCTGCGCGCTACCACATCGCCTTCGGCCCTGTGGTTGACGGGGACGTGGTGCCTGATGACCCTGAGATCCTCATGCAGCAG GGCGAGTTCCTGAACTACGACATCTTGCTGGGTGTCAACCAGGGAGAGGGCTtgaagtttgtggatgacagTGAAGGAGAAGACGAAATATCAGCATCCTCTTTTGACTACACCATCTCCAACTTTGTGGACAATCTATATGGATACCCTGATG GTAAAGACATCCTGAGGGAAACCATAAAGTTCATGTACACGGACTGGGCCGACAGAGACAACAGTGACATGCGTAGGAAGACCCTCCTGGCTCTGTTCACGGACCATCAGTGGGTGGCGCCGGCTGTTGCTACCGCCAAACTGCACGCTGAGTTCCAGTCGCCCGTCTATTTCTACACCTTCCACCACCACTGTCAGACGGAGGCCAGGCCAGAGTGGGCAGACGCAGCCCACGGAGATGAGATCCCCTATGTGTTTGGGATTCCCATGGTGGGAGCCACTGACCTGTTTCCCTGTAACTTCTCGAAGAACGATGTAATGCTGAGTGCTGTCGTCATGACATACTGGACCAATTTTGCCAAGACAGG GGATCCTAACCTGCCAGTTCCTCAGGACACCACCTTCATCCACACCAAGCCCAACCGCTTTGAAGAGGTCATCTGGACCAAGTTCAGCTCCAAAGACAAGCAGTACCTGCATATCGGTCTGAAGCCTCGCGTGAGAGACAACTACCGAGCCAACAAGGTGGCCTTCTGGCTGGAGCTGGTCCCACATCTTCACAGCCTCCACAAGGAAATCATTAGCTCCATCACAACGCGACTGCCGCCCGGAGGCCCCAACCGCTGGAAGGGCCCTCCCAGCCCTGGCACCCGCTCCACGCGACACCCCGTGATCTCCACCTACGCGCCTGACCCCGAGCCCTACGGTTCAGAGAGACCCCGCTTCTCTCCCTTCCCCGACGAGACGAGGGACTACTCCACCGAGCTGAGCGTCACGGTGGCTGTGGGCGcctcgctcctcttcctcaacatGCTGGCCTTTGCCGCGCTCTACTACAAGCGGGATAAGCGCCACGAACTCATGCAGAGGCGCCACCGCCGGCTGTCCCCGCAGCGCGTCACCACGATGGGCATGGGCATGGGCGTCGGCATGGGCGTGGTGGGGTCGCCGCCGCACAACGACCTGGCGctgagtcaggaggaggagctgatgtCGCTGCAGATGAAGCAGCAGAGGGTGGAGCTGGAGCACGGCACGCCCCTGCCGTCCCGCGGCGTCCACGGCGACCTGGAACCCCTGCGGCCTCCGGTGTGCCCCCCCGACTACACGCTGGCCCTGCGACGTGCGCCCGAGGACGTGCCACTGATGACAGCCAACACCATCACCATGATCCCCAGCACCATCAGCAGCATGCAGCCCCTGCACCCCTTCAACACGTATCCCCCCGTGCCGGCCCCCTCCACCACACCGGTCCCCAGCCACAGCAACAATGCCCTGCCACACCAACACTCCACCACCCGTGTATAG